From a region of the Nitrospirota bacterium genome:
- a CDS encoding adenylate/guanylate cyclase domain-containing protein, whose protein sequence is MARIWLGKTQVIHTLALWLAILVAGTIMVLSWIGPGPLIRLENDLLDFRFKLRGERQPGDDIIVVTVDEKSLKEVGRWPWSRDKQAQLVRTIAADKAKVIGLDIIYSEAEVTEYLRGLQELIAAANTAAGPPASFTGLLRQKLAEADTDRQFAASLREAGNVVLALPLLVPESGAGSRSRTKETLPPEYLKKHLFMLVRQAKGGKALEPQRAADADPPLKPFADQALSLGHVYSLPDVDGITRYEYLAISYGTEDDYYPSLGLEIARLYLDVPRDRMSLTLGEGVRVGDRLIPTDQKSRMLIDHVGREASFRYVSATDVIHQRFPPGTFSGKAVLVGTSALGTYDQKSTPFSANFPGVEKNAAVVENIIHGRFLEKGIWAGPLDLGLIAAFGLTLGFVLPRLKALPGVLVAFAALAGYALTAQYLFIEHGVWLDVVYPMLTIAITFTAITVLRFMTEEKQAKEVRAMFSSYVSPRIVEELIKDPAKARLGGQRKELTMLFSDVAGFTAFSEKHSAEEVVAQLNEYLGAMTDVIFRWNGTLDKFVGDAIVVFWGAPLEQPNHVELSIKCALHMRKRLEELQEKWKAEGKVPFENGIGINTGHAVVGNIGAEGKKMDYTMIGDHVNLAARAEGLTRKFGCPIVITEYTAERLKQLMGAEENQDNRGRISHIDLRKLGAVKVKGKDQPVVVYGLGSLGRDQASVVAEDASEETLEMTEK, encoded by the coding sequence ATGGCCCGTATCTGGCTCGGAAAAACCCAGGTCATTCATACGCTCGCTTTGTGGCTTGCGATATTGGTCGCCGGCACGATCATGGTTCTTTCCTGGATCGGCCCGGGGCCTCTGATCCGACTTGAAAACGACTTGCTCGACTTCCGGTTCAAGCTGCGGGGCGAGCGCCAACCCGGGGACGACATCATCGTCGTGACCGTGGATGAAAAAAGTCTGAAGGAAGTCGGGCGGTGGCCCTGGTCTCGCGACAAACAGGCCCAGCTGGTCCGCACGATCGCTGCCGATAAAGCCAAGGTGATCGGCCTCGATATCATTTATTCCGAAGCGGAGGTGACGGAATACCTGCGGGGCTTGCAGGAGCTGATCGCCGCCGCCAACACTGCCGCTGGCCCCCCGGCCTCCTTCACCGGTCTTCTCCGGCAGAAGCTTGCGGAAGCGGACACGGACCGGCAATTCGCCGCCAGCCTCCGGGAGGCCGGCAACGTCGTGCTGGCGCTCCCCTTGTTGGTGCCCGAATCCGGAGCGGGTTCACGGAGTCGCACGAAAGAAACGCTTCCCCCCGAATACCTCAAGAAGCACCTGTTTATGCTTGTGAGGCAGGCCAAGGGAGGAAAGGCGTTGGAGCCGCAACGGGCCGCGGATGCCGATCCGCCGCTCAAGCCCTTCGCCGATCAGGCGCTGAGCCTCGGGCATGTCTACAGCCTGCCCGATGTGGATGGGATCACCAGATATGAGTACCTGGCGATTTCCTATGGGACCGAGGACGACTACTATCCCTCATTGGGGCTGGAGATCGCCCGGCTCTATCTCGATGTTCCCCGCGATCGGATGTCGCTGACGCTGGGAGAGGGCGTGCGAGTGGGCGATCGGCTCATCCCCACGGACCAAAAATCCAGGATGCTCATCGATCATGTGGGCCGAGAGGCCAGCTTCCGATACGTCTCGGCGACCGATGTCATTCATCAGCGCTTCCCGCCGGGGACTTTTTCGGGCAAGGCGGTGCTGGTCGGCACGTCGGCACTCGGCACGTACGACCAGAAGAGCACTCCCTTCTCGGCCAATTTTCCTGGGGTCGAGAAGAATGCCGCCGTGGTGGAGAATATTATCCATGGCCGGTTTCTGGAGAAGGGCATCTGGGCCGGACCGCTCGATCTCGGTCTCATCGCGGCCTTCGGATTGACCCTGGGCTTTGTTCTGCCGCGCCTCAAAGCCCTGCCAGGGGTCCTGGTCGCCTTCGCCGCCCTCGCCGGCTACGCGCTGACCGCCCAGTATCTCTTCATCGAGCACGGGGTCTGGCTGGACGTGGTCTATCCGATGCTGACGATTGCGATCACGTTCACGGCCATCACGGTGCTCCGGTTCATGACAGAAGAAAAACAAGCCAAAGAGGTCCGGGCCATGTTTTCGAGCTACGTGAGCCCGCGGATCGTGGAGGAATTGATCAAGGACCCCGCCAAGGCCAGGCTGGGCGGCCAACGGAAAGAGTTGACGATGTTGTTTTCGGACGTGGCCGGGTTTACCGCGTTCAGCGAAAAACATTCAGCGGAAGAGGTCGTGGCCCAGCTGAACGAATACCTCGGCGCGATGACGGACGTCATTTTTCGGTGGAACGGCACGCTCGACAAGTTCGTCGGCGACGCCATTGTCGTCTTCTGGGGAGCCCCGCTCGAACAACCCAACCACGTGGAGTTGTCCATCAAATGTGCGCTGCACATGCGGAAGCGACTGGAGGAGTTGCAGGAGAAGTGGAAGGCGGAAGGGAAGGTGCCCTTCGAGAACGGCATCGGAATCAACACCGGCCATGCCGTGGTGGGCAACATCGGGGCCGAAGGAAAAAAGATGGACTACACGATGATCGGCGATCACGTCAATCTGGCGGCTCGAGCAGAAGGGCTCACCAGAAAGTTCGGCTGCCCCATCGTGATCACCGAATACACGGCGGAGCGTCTCAAGCAGTTGATGGGCGCGGAAGAAAACCAGGACAATCGAGGGCGGATCAGCCACATCGATCTGCGCAAGCTGGGCGCAGTCAAAGTGAAAGGCAAGGATCAGCCGGTCGTCGTATATGGGCTGGGTTCGTTGGGCCGGGATCAAGCGTCCGTGGTCGCCGAGGACGCGTCAGAGGAAACGTTGGAGATGACGGAGAAGTGA
- a CDS encoding tetratricopeptide repeat protein yields MICVRRPRGNVILLSSLGLGLILLFFWCPVTADAQSDAGSEAANAPTADEDVETYELKFSRGLVEFGRGNYEAAEIYFDLALEGKPGDPEASYYLGQALLRQSKLEDAEDVFRDMVEANPESGKAWLGIGMVQYNRGEYQEALTSLAAAEKLMPTDALVYYFQGLAYHDLQDFDKSPGRFLRAMTLSPDLAPTAQYYSGVAFFKRGAMDEAKTSFESAIAAGGDTEQVRISKELLTQTVSQMPAGPRKWSASFNLAAEYDTNVVVLPSGTSPPAGSTGISRQKDYRTVMNANLEYRAIQTDTWTIGSTMGVYQSFHRTLSGFDVEDFNPTFYIRRQIGPVQATASYLYNYTLVGRSPYLIAHTAQTTFSVTETPWTFTQVAFRFQNKDFQDGRFLLNSARDGKNWLAGLTQYLLFAENQGRFRLGYTYDTDNTGGGSPDVAALPGTAENADWDYIGHRFSVGLELPPIYTVEADLAFDFYRQNYENPNTLSANGLIKRRDNIYAFTGALTREVNKYFALSLQYAYTRDENNIQAYDYNRSIYSLILNGTF; encoded by the coding sequence ATGATATGTGTGCGCCGTCCCAGAGGTAATGTCATCCTGCTTTCGTCTCTCGGACTCGGACTGATCCTGCTTTTCTTTTGGTGCCCCGTGACGGCTGACGCCCAATCCGATGCGGGCAGTGAGGCGGCCAACGCGCCGACGGCCGACGAGGATGTCGAAACCTACGAGTTGAAGTTCTCGAGGGGATTGGTTGAATTCGGGCGGGGAAACTACGAGGCGGCCGAAATTTATTTCGACTTGGCGCTTGAGGGGAAGCCCGGCGACCCGGAGGCCAGCTACTACCTGGGCCAAGCTCTGTTGCGGCAAAGCAAGCTGGAGGACGCGGAAGACGTGTTCCGCGACATGGTGGAGGCGAACCCGGAATCCGGGAAGGCTTGGCTGGGCATCGGCATGGTGCAATACAATCGCGGCGAGTACCAGGAGGCCCTGACCAGCCTGGCCGCAGCCGAAAAGCTCATGCCCACCGACGCCCTGGTGTACTACTTCCAGGGTTTGGCTTACCACGATTTGCAGGATTTCGATAAATCACCCGGGCGGTTCCTCCGCGCCATGACCCTCAGTCCGGATCTGGCCCCCACGGCTCAATATTACAGCGGCGTGGCCTTCTTCAAGCGCGGCGCAATGGACGAAGCCAAAACCTCGTTCGAATCAGCCATTGCCGCCGGTGGAGACACGGAGCAGGTCCGCATCTCCAAAGAGTTGCTGACTCAAACCGTCAGTCAGATGCCGGCTGGGCCGCGCAAGTGGAGCGCGAGTTTCAACCTCGCTGCGGAATACGACACCAACGTCGTCGTCCTTCCCAGCGGCACCTCGCCTCCGGCCGGCAGCACCGGTATTTCCAGGCAGAAGGACTATCGGACCGTCATGAACGCCAACCTCGAATATCGCGCGATCCAGACGGATACCTGGACGATCGGCTCGACGATGGGCGTGTACCAGAGCTTTCACCGGACCTTGAGCGGATTCGACGTGGAGGACTTCAACCCGACTTTTTACATCAGACGTCAGATAGGACCAGTCCAGGCAACGGCTTCCTATCTATACAATTACACCTTGGTCGGCCGCTCTCCTTACTTGATCGCACACACGGCCCAGACGACTTTTTCCGTGACGGAAACGCCCTGGACCTTTACGCAGGTGGCGTTCCGGTTTCAAAACAAGGACTTCCAGGACGGGCGGTTCCTCCTCAACTCCGCCCGTGACGGCAAGAACTGGCTGGCTGGACTCACGCAATATTTGTTGTTTGCGGAAAACCAGGGCCGTTTCCGGCTCGGCTATACCTACGACACGGACAATACGGGCGGTGGGTCGCCCGACGTGGCCGCCTTACCGGGAACAGCGGAAAATGCGGACTGGGACTATATCGGGCATCGGTTTTCGGTCGGGCTGGAATTGCCCCCGATCTATACGGTGGAAGCCGATCTGGCCTTTGATTTTTACCGGCAAAACTACGAAAACCCCAACACACTCTCCGCGAACGGGTTGATCAAGCGCCGCGATAATATCTATGCCTTCACCGGGGCCCTGACGCGAGAAGTAAACAAATACTTTGCCCTCTCTCTCCAATATGCCTATACCCGCGACGAGAACAATATTCAGGCCTACGACTACAACCGAAGCATTTATTCTCTCATTCTGAACGGGACATTCTAG